A region of Plasmodium falciparum 3D7 genome assembly, chromosome: 12 DNA encodes the following proteins:
- a CDS encoding high mobility group protein B1 yields MKNTGKEVRKRRKNKKDPHAPKRSLSAYMFFAKEKRAEIISKQPELSKDVATVGKMIGEAWNKLGEKEKAPFEKKAQEDKLRYEKEKAEYANMKMKA; encoded by the coding sequence ATGAAGAATACAGGAAAAGAAGTTcgtaaaagaagaaaaaacaaaaaagacCCACATGCCCCCAAGAGATCCTTATCAGCTTACATGTTTTTTGCAAAGGAGAAAAGAGCAGAGATTATAAGTAAACAACCTGAGTTAAGTAAAGATGTAGCAACAGTAGGAAAGATGATCGGAGAAGCATGGAATAAATTaggagaaaaagaaaaggccccttttgaaaaaaaagcaCAAGAAGATAAATTAAGAtacgaaaaagaaaaagcagAATATGcaaatatgaaaatgaaaGCTTAA
- a CDS encoding DNA/RNA-binding protein, putative, with protein sequence MNIKPNDEQTEYSEILISIKSRDSIHKYVEECLHKLKTGNVKIIGRQYAIMKAFSILEALKEKNEHFDYIIEYNNLTATTPDRRKILEIHIYLKKK encoded by the exons ATGAATATAAAACCAAATGACGAACAAACCGAATATTCAGAAATATTAATTAGTATTAAATCAAGAGATAGCATACACAAATATGTAGAAGAATGTTTacataaattaaaaaca ggTAATGTAAAAATTATAGGACGTCAATATGCAATTATGAAGGCTTTTAGCATACTTGAAGCACtgaaggaaaaaaatgaacactttgattatattattgaatataataatttaaca gCAACGACACCGGATAGAAGAAAAATCTTagaaattcatatatatctaaagaaaaaataa